Genomic segment of Mycolicibacterium psychrotolerans:
CGGTATCGACCCGGGTTTCGCCAACGACCTCTTCCCGATGACGTTGATGGGCCTGTGCTCGGAGGTGCGCACCGTGCGCGCATCGGAGCTGCTCGACTACACCAACTACACCGGTGACTACGACCGCGAGATGGGTATCGGCAAGCCCCCGGAGTACCGGCCGATGCTGGAGAATTCCGACATCCTCGTGTTCGCTTGGGGCGCAACGGTTCCGATGATCGCTCATGCGGCGGGCATCATGCTCGACGAGATCACCACGACGTGGGAGAAGTGGGTCACGCCCACTGAGCGCACGACGGCCAAGGGCGTCATCGCGCCGGGCAACGTGGCGGCCGTCCGGTTCACGATCAACGGGGTGTACCGGGGCGAGACCCGCATCCAGCTCGAGCACGTCAACCGGATCGGCAACGACGCCGCGCCGCAGTGGCCGTCGGGCAACCAGAACGACGTCTACCGCGTCGACATCGAAGGCACGCCGAGCATCTTCCAGGAGACGGCATTCCGCTTCACCGACGGCTCCGGGCGGGATGCCGCCGCGGCCGGCTGCCTGGCGACCGGGCTGCGGGCGCTCAACGCCGTCCCGGCGGTCAACGATCTGTCGCCGGGGTGGGTCACCGCGCTGGACCTGCCGCTGATCCCGGGAGTGGGGACGATCCGCTGACCGCGCTCAGCTGCGCGGCCGCTTGACCAGAACAATGTAGGCCAACGGGATCTGGGTGCGCTCGGGTGCCGCCGCCAGCCGCGCGGCGATGCCCTTCTCCAGCCGATCGTGCAGCTGCGCCACGCGCGGATCCGTCGGACCGCCCTCGAGCGCGGTCGACAGCGCCGCGAACGTCGACGCCCGCGCGAAGCCGGCCCACCGCGCGCCGAAATCCGTTGCGTCACCGTCGACCTGGTAGCGATCCCAGAACCGGTCCTGGGCGTCGACGATCTCCAGGTGGGCGATCTCGAGGCGCTCGAACAGACCCGACGGCGCGAACGGTGCCGCGAAGTCGGCGGCCCGGCGGGCGAAGGTCGGTATGCACATGCGGCCGACCTCTTCGGCGGTGACCATTCCGGCCGCCGCGATCTCGTCGAGCGTGTCCGCCATCGCGGTCAGCAACGGGCGGAAGCCGAGCTCACCGTCCTCGCCGATACCCATCGTCGTCACGACCAGGCGTCCCCCCGGGCACAGTTCGCGGCCGCGGAATGCGACGAACTCGTGCCAGTCGCGCGCGGCCTGTTTGGCGTAGGCGGCCTGCACCTCTTCGTCGCCGCACGTGGCCACCTGCAGGTGGCCCCCCAGGATCGGCGCCGGCACCCGGCTCAACCATTGGATCGCCCACGAACTCCAGCCCAGATTGACGCTGTTGGACGGCAGGATCTGGGCATAGAACGAGCGGCCGACCGCCGACGCGAACGCCGCACGGTCCTTCGCCAGATAGGTGTCGGGGTCCTCCTCCAGCGTGCGGAACAACGCGGTGAAATCGTTCTCGGGCCGGTCGGTGTGGGCGACGAGCACCGAGTGTTCGGGCCGAGTCCTGCTGCGCAGCACGCCGATTGCGGCGCCGATCGGCAGCAGCGAGTTGTGTC
This window contains:
- a CDS encoding NAD(P)H-dependent amine dehydrogenase family protein, coding for MTASDKKRVVIWGTGFVGRMVIAEVVEHPRFELVGVGVSNADKVGRDVGEICGLPAPLGLTATDDIDALIALEPDALVHYGPTAAHADVNIEVITRFLRAGIDVCSTAMTPWIWPTMHLNPPNWIEPVTVACELGESSCFTTGIDPGFANDLFPMTLMGLCSEVRTVRASELLDYTNYTGDYDREMGIGKPPEYRPMLENSDILVFAWGATVPMIAHAAGIMLDEITTTWEKWVTPTERTTAKGVIAPGNVAAVRFTINGVYRGETRIQLEHVNRIGNDAAPQWPSGNQNDVYRVDIEGTPSIFQETAFRFTDGSGRDAAAAGCLATGLRALNAVPAVNDLSPGWVTALDLPLIPGVGTIR
- a CDS encoding class I SAM-dependent methyltransferase, with the protein product MPESSIVVRPEPVGSGTYTAASRLQAAGLARAIEIFSEAAAEVPLPSPPQPIVIADYGAASGHNSLLPIGAAIGVLRSRTRPEHSVLVAHTDRPENDFTALFRTLEEDPDTYLAKDRAAFASAVGRSFYAQILPSNSVNLGWSSWAIQWLSRVPAPILGGHLQVATCGDEEVQAAYAKQAARDWHEFVAFRGRELCPGGRLVVTTMGIGEDGELGFRPLLTAMADTLDEIAAAGMVTAEEVGRMCIPTFARRAADFAAPFAPSGLFERLEIAHLEIVDAQDRFWDRYQVDGDATDFGARWAGFARASTFAALSTALEGGPTDPRVAQLHDRLEKGIAARLAAAPERTQIPLAYIVLVKRPRS